DNA from Leucobacter aridicollis:
CCATCCTGCTCCGTCAAATACTTCCGTGATTACTGTGCCTTCGACTCGGATAGCGACGCTCCCTGTGCCGACAACGAGGGCGAGGCCGGTCGGTTCGTCGGCGACTGCGAGATAGGCACCCACTGCATCGCCCACTAGCACCACTGGGGTCTCCGTGCGGATCCCCGCGCCAGTCAAGATCGACCGAACTCGGTCAGCGTCGTGTTGTCCGGCCGAGCACACGGCACCCCCTAGGATGCGTTCCCCCGGTGTTCCCGCGGCGTCGAGAGCCGCCGTCAGTGCTGCGACTACCGCCCCATCGGCGGCCTCCCTACCAACGGCTGTCGGGTTACCAGAGCCAGCGATGCCGAAACCGTGAAGTTTTCCTGTGTCATCTACGACTGCAGCGCGAGTGCGGGTGCCACCGGCGTCGACGGCAATGAGCATCATTTGAGCGCTCCTTGTGAGACCGAGGCGAGAAGCCGCTTCTGGAAGATGACGTACACGATGAGCACAGGCAGGATAGTCATCACCGCGGCGGCGAACAGTGCCCCAAAGTCTACGTTGAACCCTGCTTGCACCGCGAAGACCTGTATGCCCTGTGTGAGCACTGACTTGCTGGGGTCGGTGATGAGGATCACGGGAAGCAAGTACTGGTTCCACAGGCCTACAAAATTCAGGAGGGCGATCGCCGACATACCTGGCCCTGCCATCGGCAGCATTACTGAGAAGAATGTTCGCCACTGTGAGGCGCCGTCAATCGCAGCTGCCTCGGCGATCTCGTGCGGAAGACGTTCAAAGAACGCGGTGAGAAACAACACTGTGAATGGGAGCGCGTAGGCCGTATAGGTGACGATGAGCCCCGCGAGCGAGTTCATCAGCCCAAACTGCTGCACGACGAAAAACAGCGGCACGACCGCGAGGAACACGGGGAACGTGAGCCCGGCGAGAATCAGGTTGCGGATCGCGGTGCGCCCAGGGAACTCGAAGCGGGCGAGCGCGTATGCGCACATTGCGCCGAGCAACATCGTGAGCGCGAGCGCCCCGCCGACGACAACAAGCGTGTTCATGAAAAACTCGCCGATGCGTGCGTCAGCCCAAGCGGTCGCATAGTTGGTGAATGACCACGAGCTCGGTAAGGCAAACGGGGAGGCAAGAATCTCCCGGCTCGACTTGAACGAGCTCATGACTGTCCAGAGAAGCGGAACGGCGATCACCACCGTCCAAATGACGAGCACAGCCTGCGAGCCAATTCCGACGAGCCGCTCTGACGGTGCCGATGCGCGCTTCCTGCGCGCGCGGGGGCCGGCCGCGCGAGTCGGTGTGAGCGCCGCCCTGTTCGGTGTAGAAATGGATGAGGTCACCGTGCAGCCTTCTTTCGTGGCCTGTGTGTGAGTCCGACAAAAGCGAATGTGAGCAGAGTGAGTAGGATACCCATGGCGCACGCAAGCCCGAACCGGCCCTCCTGAAACGCTGTCGAGTAGATCTCCTGGGTGATGCCAAGGGTCGACCGTTTGGGCCCCCCGCTCGGGTTGAACGCCTGGAGAAAGACGAATGAGTCGAGGGCAGCGATGCCCGCGTACACGTACGAGGTTTTCACGTTCGCGGCAATGCCAGGGAGCACGATCGACAGGGTGATGCGCATGCGGCCGGCACCATCGAGCCGCGCTGCCTCAAACAGCTCGGTGTCGATGCCGCGAATCGCTGCGATGAATAGCACCATGTAGAAACCCGACGTGGCCCACACCATGGCGGCGATTGTCGCTGCCATCGCGGTCGATGCCTCCCCAAGCCACGCGAAGGATTGAAACTGTTCGAGCCCAATCCCGGTCAGGGCGCCGTTGAGGATGCCGTTGTTCGGGTCGTAGACCTGCGCAAAGATAATGCCGATGATGATCGACGGGATCACGGCAGGAAAAAAGGCGACCACCCGGTAGAACGCTGAGCCGCGCACGCCCCGCACACCGCCGCGGGAGGGACCGGCGATAGTGACCATGACCGCGAGCAGCAGACCAATCGCGAGCGACAGCACTGGAAGCGCCGCGAGAATAATGAGGCTGTTGCGGATCGCGATGAGAAACGACTCGTCGCGAAAGAGTTCGAGGTAGTTGTTCAGCCCAACGAAGCCGAAACTGCCGCTGAAGCCACTCCAATCGGTCAACGAGTAGACGGCCGCCTGCAGCATCGGCCAGATCACGAAGACGAGGTAGAGCGCGAGGGGCACTCCGACGAATACGGCGAGCATAGAGACCCGGTCAAAGCCCCCGCGGGGCCCCCGGGCGCGAGCGCGACCGGGGGCCCCTGGTAGTGCGGTGACGGTCTCGGTCACTTGCCCACCTTGATCTTCACGATCGAGTCGTCTTCGCGAATCTTGTCCGAGAGCTTCTGCATCTCACTTGTGAGCGTGTCGACGTCGATACTGCCCGAGAGGAAGTCGTTCCAGATGCGGGTCTTGTCGTCGCCGAAGGGGTATGCGTCGGTGAAATCCCACGCGAACGCATTTTCGCCTGCGTTGTCGAGCAGGTCTCGGGCCGACACCAGCGATGTGGAGCCGAATCCGTCAGCTGGCACGGTGTCTTTCACGATAGTGAGCGACTTATTGATGCGCGAGAATTCTGCGGCCGCATCAGGAGAGAGCATGACGCGGAGCGTCTCTTTTGCGCCCGCGGCATTCGCGGCATCAGACGGCACTACGAAGCGGTTGCCGCCCGCGAAACGCATCGCCTCATATGGCAGAGCTGATTGTGTGGTGATCGTCGGCGCCGGGGCTCCGACCATCTCGAAGCCATCGGCGATCTCGTCGCCCATCTCGCCCTCGATCCACGACCCGGTCGGGTACATCAGGGCCTCCTGTTTGAGGCTCCACTGCGCCTGAGCCGCCTTGAACTGCGTGCCCGCGCCGCCGGGAATGAAGTAGCCAGCATCGACGATCTCCTTGAGGGCGGTGAACGACTGCTGCACCTCTGGCTGGCTCCAGGAGTCGGCCTCGAGGTTTGCAAGGGAAGCGAGCACATCGCGGCCGCCCTCCTTCACTGCGCTGTCGATGGCGAGCGAGAGATAGTAGGCCGAACCCTCCTTGCCCCAGGTGAAGAGGTACTTCCCCTCTTTCTTTGCGGCGGCGCCAAGTTCCATGGCCTCATCCCAGGTCTTTGGCGCTTCCCAACCGTACTTGTCGAACATCGACTTCGAGTACCACATTGCATGAACGTTGAGCGAGTAGTTGACCGCCGCAAGCTTGCCATCGTACTTTGCGAGGTCGAGCACGCCGGGGTACAGCGTGTCGGCGATGGGCTCGCCATCCAGGTTCATCGCGTTCGTGACCGAGGTGAGGTCTTCGATGTCTGGGAGCATCGACGCGACGGGGATGGAACCTGAGCCGGCGGAGTGCAGCAGGTCTGGTGGTGTGCCAGCGACGAATCGGGGCTGCACTTGCTGGGCGATCTGCGTCGACGGGGTGACCTTCAGGTCAACCTCATGGAGCTCTTGCATGGTCGGGGTGACGGTGTCGAAGAACGCGACGTTGTTCGCGTTATCAAAGATCACCGCGTCGACGGTGCTGCCTGCCGCGACGCCGAACGGGTTCTTCGCATCGCCCGTGGTGTCGCTGCCCTGGCTCGGGCGCTCGGCTGGCCCTCCGGGCGTTGCCGCGCACGCGCCGAGGGAAAGCGCGAGCACGGTTGCTCCCGCTGCTGCCGTGAGCACGCGACGGGACATGGTGAAACGTGGTGTATACATGGTGATCCTTCAAGTCCGTTGAAATTAGGGCAGAGCGTTAGGCGATGCGACGGATGCGCTCGCCATAGTGGGTTTCGTGGCGGCGGTTGTGCTCGTCGCCTCCAGGGATGTTTGCGGAGAGGAACACGGGGGGTGCTTGCCCCGCCCGCCCGAGTCGTTCCGAGATGCCAACGGTGAGCAGCTGCGCGATAAACGCCGAAGTGATCGAGGAGACAGCTCCGACCGGCGTGGATCCGGAGAGCACGGCGTCGCCATAGGGGGCGAGGTTGTCGATAACAATGTCGGCGATTTCGCTCAGGCGCTTTCCGCTCGGGTGGGTTGGGGTGACCCGTGAGGTGTGCTGGAGACTCGTGACCGCAATGACAGGGTGGCCTGCAGCCTTTGCGCGCAGCGCCATACCTACGATGGAACCGTTAACCCCGGAGTTCGAGGCGATAATGAAAGCATCTTGCGGCTCGCGAAGGATCGTGGAGAAGAGCTCATCGCCTATTTCGGGATCACGCTCCAGCGGCGGGAATCCAGTGAGAGCGCTGACGTCACGATTACCGCGGATTACGACGTCTCGAAGCGCGACCTTGTTCGTCGGGATCAGGCCACCGGCGCGACCTGCAATCTCCATCGCGAAAGCCTCGGAATGGCCGGTGCCAAATGCGTGGATCACCCCGTCAGCCGCGACGGTTTCACTGAGAAGTGCGATGGCGGCGTCAAAGCCGCCTTCCTCGGCGGTGCATGTCAGCTGAGCGAGTCGGCGCGCGACTTCATCGTGAAACTCCACGATGCGTTCTGTCATCAGGTTCTCCTTTGATGCGTCTGATCCACGACTAGTGAATCTCTAATACACTTAACCGGGTGAGTGTGAATGATTATTACACGTTGCGTGAACTCTGGGTGAATTGAATGTCAAAGCCGCCTACTTCGCCGCACGAAATCTCGCATTCGCGTCTACGATCGGAGCCAAGATGAACACACACCCCACCCCAGCAGCAGGGGCCGAAGCCACGCGCGGTGCGCTCATCACCGATCGCATTCAGCTCGCGCTGCCGCGCCTCTCGCAGGCGCATCAGCACATCGCGCACTACATTCTCGGCAACATCGAGCAGGTGACCCACCTGTCGGCCGCGCAACTCGCCACAGCTGCGGGCGTCTCGCAGCCCTCCGTGACGAGGTTCTGCCAGGCGCTCGGGCTCGCGAGCTACCAGGCGCTGCTGCTCGGCCTCGCAGAAGAGGTCGGGCACGGCAACGCGACCCTCAATCGTCCGCTTGTCGGCGGGCTCAGCCCAGACGACAGCCTGGAGCAGGTCGCGAACACCCTCACCAGGCTCGACATTGACGCGATGGAACTCGTCGCCCGCCAGCTCGACTTCGCGGCAATTGAGGCCGCGGCCCAGATGATCGCCGGCGCCAGACACACCGACGTCTACGGCGTCGGTGCGAGCGGCCTCATCGCGCAGGAGCTCGAGCTGCGGCTCTTCCGCCTCGGCGTGCCCATCCGGGCCTGGGTCGAAACACACGCCGCAGCCACGTCGGCTGCCCTGCGCAGCTCCTCCGACGCGATCGTCGCGATCTCGGCCTCGGGGCGCACGCGCGAAACCTACGAGGCGCTGCTCACCGGCAAAGAGCGCGGGGCGAAGACCATCGCCCTGACGAGCGACCCGGCCTCACCAGTGGCGCTTGTCGCAGACGTGCACCTCACCACGATGGGCACCGGAACAACGTACCGCACCGCCTCGTTCGCCGCGCGGCACGGGCAACTTCTGCTCGTCGATATTCTCTACACCCGCATCGCCCAGCTCGACCACGATCGGGCCCTAGAAGCCGTTGCAGCGACCGCGCACATTGTCACCAACCACCGGGTGCGCGACGCTCGCCCCGCACAGAAAGACGCAGAATGACAGAGATCTGGGCCCACGCACGAGGCGAGGGCGCCCCAATTGCAAACCTCCTCTCCTCCTACGAACAGGCGGTGCTCGAAGCCCCCGACGGCCTCGAACTCGACGTGCACCGCACCCGCGACGGCCACCTCGTCTGCGCGCATGACCCCGTGCTCTACGACGAGGCCGGCAAGGCCTGGGATATCGGGGCGCTCGACTATGCCGAGCTGAGTCACTACGTCGATCCGCGAACCACAGGCCCTGAGGGGCGTGTCAGCAGGCTCGACGAGGTCTACGAGCTTCTCCGGCCAACGGGCATGCGGCTGAACATCGAGGCAAAGAACCTCGAACGACGCTACCCGATGATGGCCGAGACAATCGCAGCCTCTGTCGCGGCCTCCGGCATGGCAGACCGCATCGTGGTGAGCGCATTTCACCACAGGTTGCTCCTCGACCTGCGCAACCACGCACCGGGCCTCGCGCTCGCGGCGCTCTATGCAGACGGCCTCATTCGTCCGTGGGACTATCTCGCGGGCATCGATATCCAGGAGGCGCATCCGCACTTCACTTCTCTCCGCGACAAGCAAACCGTTGTCGGACTACTGGAAGCAGGAATTACCATCCGTGCCTGGACTGTCAACGATTCATCCCTCTGGTACGAACTTGCGAAATTCGGAGTCCACGCGATTATCACAGACTTCCCGGTGTCTGCACGAGCTGCCATCGGGCGACAAAGAGAATTGCTCTCCGCCCAACGCTCGTAGCGTGTCGCCCGGAGCGCCCTAAGCGCGATAGCATTTAACCCCGAATCCGCCTTAAAGGATTGAAGCGCGATTTGAAGGGTTGCGCAATGCGCATAGGGAGCCCTATACCTGCTGTCATGTCTACTGACCTAGATGTGAGTACTTGAACCAGACCGGTGACAGGTGCCGCGATCTAGAAACGCACTTGGGAGTCAGCGTAATGTTCGGGCACTACAGATCTCGCGAGAGCACCCTCCACTACACACCTGGACGCGGCAGCTAACCGAGGCGGACATCATCTGAACCTGTTTGGTCCATGCGACGTTGCTCCATTTGATGACGCCACCACCACTGCCGCCCCAGCCGCACCCGCGGGAACCATCGTACTTACCCCACATGTTGCCGCGGCCAGGTAGGTAACGGGCTTTGTACCCTTTTCCACTATAGGCAGCCCGCGCCCCGGGAGTTGAGGACGACAGCCCAGTCGTACCTGACTCTCGTATCTGAGGAGATGCCGATCACCTAAGAACCCGCTCTGAGGTCTACCAAGTGCCCGCTCCTGGCACCACCCAGCGTTCCAGCAACTTGAAAGTGCTGCTCTACTCGTGCCGAGAACGACCACAAGCTGGTGCGTCTCTCCTTCTTCGCTGGCAAAGGAGATCTCGCCGAGAATTGCCGGCTGGCTATTTCCATCGAGTACTACTGCAGGCACGGCCGGGCCAAAAGCCCGGCATAACCGCAATGTCGCTGGCTTCCGCACCGATGATAACTTCGCCAGCTAGACGTGCGTCAGAACCAACTCATCGCGCGGGCCCGGTTAGGTCGCCATTCGCCACCAGACGCGCTGAGGCCCCACCGAGGAGTTCCCTTGCCAGTATCGAAGATCTCCGAGCTCAGACCGCGCGTAGGGGACTGTCAGCACGTACTCGCCGGGGCCCGTTGCAGGCTGGTGAGTGGCAAGCGCTCCCAGTGCGGTCGATTGAATGTTTACCACCTGGTTGAGGGTCGGGGTATCAAGCCCCGTGACCCGAATCGTGGTTTGTTGCGGTGCTGTCTGTTCAACACTTATCGCAAGACCCCTACCAACCTGATAGGTCCCGATGTTGGCGATAGCATCTGCGACCTCGGAGCCTTTGTGCAAGTAGGTCTG
Protein-coding regions in this window:
- a CDS encoding carbohydrate ABC transporter permease; protein product: MTSSISTPNRAALTPTRAAGPRARRKRASAPSERLVGIGSQAVLVIWTVVIAVPLLWTVMSSFKSSREILASPFALPSSWSFTNYATAWADARIGEFFMNTLVVVGGALALTMLLGAMCAYALARFEFPGRTAIRNLILAGLTFPVFLAVVPLFFVVQQFGLMNSLAGLIVTYTAYALPFTVLFLTAFFERLPHEIAEAAAIDGASQWRTFFSVMLPMAGPGMSAIALLNFVGLWNQYLLPVILITDPSKSVLTQGIQVFAVQAGFNVDFGALFAAAVMTILPVLIVYVIFQKRLLASVSQGALK
- a CDS encoding carbohydrate ABC transporter permease codes for the protein MLAVFVGVPLALYLVFVIWPMLQAAVYSLTDWSGFSGSFGFVGLNNYLELFRDESFLIAIRNSLIILAALPVLSLAIGLLLAVMVTIAGPSRGGVRGVRGSAFYRVVAFFPAVIPSIIIGIIFAQVYDPNNGILNGALTGIGLEQFQSFAWLGEASTAMAATIAAMVWATSGFYMVLFIAAIRGIDTELFEAARLDGAGRMRITLSIVLPGIAANVKTSYVYAGIAALDSFVFLQAFNPSGGPKRSTLGITQEIYSTAFQEGRFGLACAMGILLTLLTFAFVGLTHRPRKKAAR
- the ngcE gene encoding N-acetylglucosamine/diacetylchitobiose ABC transporter substrate-binding protein, whose translation is MYTPRFTMSRRVLTAAAGATVLALSLGACAATPGGPAERPSQGSDTTGDAKNPFGVAAGSTVDAVIFDNANNVAFFDTVTPTMQELHEVDLKVTPSTQIAQQVQPRFVAGTPPDLLHSAGSGSIPVASMLPDIEDLTSVTNAMNLDGEPIADTLYPGVLDLAKYDGKLAAVNYSLNVHAMWYSKSMFDKYGWEAPKTWDEAMELGAAAKKEGKYLFTWGKEGSAYYLSLAIDSAVKEGGRDVLASLANLEADSWSQPEVQQSFTALKEIVDAGYFIPGGAGTQFKAAQAQWSLKQEALMYPTGSWIEGEMGDEIADGFEMVGAPAPTITTQSALPYEAMRFAGGNRFVVPSDAANAAGAKETLRVMLSPDAAAEFSRINKSLTIVKDTVPADGFGSTSLVSARDLLDNAGENAFAWDFTDAYPFGDDKTRIWNDFLSGSIDVDTLTSEMQKLSDKIREDDSIVKIKVGK
- a CDS encoding sugar isomerase domain-containing protein; the protein is MTERIVEFHDEVARRLAQLTCTAEEGGFDAAIALLSETVAADGVIHAFGTGHSEAFAMEIAGRAGGLIPTNKVALRDVVIRGNRDVSALTGFPPLERDPEIGDELFSTILREPQDAFIIASNSGVNGSIVGMALRAKAAGHPVIAVTSLQHTSRVTPTHPSGKRLSEIADIVIDNLAPYGDAVLSGSTPVGAVSSITSAFIAQLLTVGISERLGRAGQAPPVFLSANIPGGDEHNRRHETHYGERIRRIA
- a CDS encoding MurR/RpiR family transcriptional regulator; amino-acid sequence: MNTHPTPAAGAEATRGALITDRIQLALPRLSQAHQHIAHYILGNIEQVTHLSAAQLATAAGVSQPSVTRFCQALGLASYQALLLGLAEEVGHGNATLNRPLVGGLSPDDSLEQVANTLTRLDIDAMELVARQLDFAAIEAAAQMIAGARHTDVYGVGASGLIAQELELRLFRLGVPIRAWVETHAAATSAALRSSSDAIVAISASGRTRETYEALLTGKERGAKTIALTSDPASPVALVADVHLTTMGTGTTYRTASFAARHGQLLLVDILYTRIAQLDHDRALEAVAATAHIVTNHRVRDARPAQKDAE
- a CDS encoding glycerophosphodiester phosphodiesterase, whose amino-acid sequence is MTEIWAHARGEGAPIANLLSSYEQAVLEAPDGLELDVHRTRDGHLVCAHDPVLYDEAGKAWDIGALDYAELSHYVDPRTTGPEGRVSRLDEVYELLRPTGMRLNIEAKNLERRYPMMAETIAASVAASGMADRIVVSAFHHRLLLDLRNHAPGLALAALYADGLIRPWDYLAGIDIQEAHPHFTSLRDKQTVVGLLEAGITIRAWTVNDSSLWYELAKFGVHAIITDFPVSARAAIGRQRELLSAQRS